In Magnetospirillum sp. XM-1, a single window of DNA contains:
- the neuB gene encoding N-acetylneuraminate synthase → MIQSFTIGNRRVGPGCPCFVIAEAGVNHNGDLALAHRLVDMAAQAGADAVKFQTFTAEKVVSAQAPKAAYQKASTGGEQSQLDMVRGFQLAPEAFAELSAHCAQAGILFMSTPFDLDSVDVLDRLDVPAFKLPSGEITNPLLLRRVAATGRPVILSTGMGALVEVAAAVDILERAGCRDLMLLHCTSAYPAPVESANLRAMATLAAAFRRPVGYSDHTEGFEAAIAAVALGACCIEKHFTLDRSLPGPDHLASVSPADLGALVAVIRRVEKGLGDGCKRPVAAEEDTRAVARRSLFAARALEAGAVMAEDDLIALRPGGGISPMQVDMVVGRRLTRAVAEGTLLAWSDLA, encoded by the coding sequence GTGATTCAGTCCTTCACCATCGGTAACCGCCGGGTCGGCCCAGGCTGCCCCTGTTTCGTGATCGCCGAGGCGGGCGTCAATCACAACGGTGATCTGGCCCTGGCTCACCGGCTGGTGGACATGGCGGCGCAGGCGGGCGCCGACGCGGTGAAGTTCCAGACCTTCACGGCGGAGAAAGTGGTGTCGGCCCAGGCGCCCAAGGCCGCCTACCAGAAGGCCAGCACCGGCGGCGAGCAAAGCCAGCTGGACATGGTCCGCGGATTTCAGCTGGCTCCCGAGGCGTTCGCCGAACTGTCTGCCCACTGCGCCCAGGCCGGAATATTGTTCATGTCGACGCCTTTCGACCTGGACAGCGTCGATGTGCTTGACCGGCTCGACGTTCCCGCCTTCAAGCTGCCATCGGGGGAAATCACCAACCCCCTGCTGTTGCGCCGGGTGGCCGCCACCGGGCGGCCGGTGATCCTGTCCACCGGCATGGGCGCCCTGGTGGAGGTGGCGGCGGCGGTCGACATCCTGGAGCGGGCCGGTTGCCGCGACCTGATGCTGCTTCACTGCACCTCGGCCTATCCGGCCCCGGTGGAAAGCGCCAATCTGCGGGCCATGGCCACCCTGGCGGCGGCCTTCCGCCGGCCGGTGGGCTATTCCGACCATACCGAGGGGTTCGAGGCGGCCATCGCCGCCGTGGCGCTTGGCGCCTGCTGCATCGAGAAGCATTTCACCCTGGACCGCTCGCTGCCGGGTCCCGATCATCTGGCCTCGGTGTCGCCCGCCGATCTGGGCGCCCTGGTGGCCGTCATCCGTCGGGTCGAGAAGGGTCTGGGCGACGGCTGCAAGCGTCCGGTGGCCGCCGAGGAGGATACCCGCGCCGTGGCTCGCCGCAGCCTGTTCGCCGCCCGCGCCCTGGAGGCGGGGGCCGTGATGGCCGAGGATGATCTGATCGCCCTGCGTCCCGGCGGCGGCATTTCCCCCATGCAGGTGGACATGGTGGTGGGGCGGCGACTGACCCGCGCCGTGGCGGAAGGGACTCTTCTGGCTTGGAGCGATTTGGCATGA
- a CDS encoding class I SAM-dependent methyltransferase: MSAVLSGTGPGLTLSIADLPLWQGVRKEPGVQRRFPFRLGFTGPGPIRQTTEAEVVAEVLKSYAGDDYAFLTKPPGASAWADSLGDSKVAAVMENWTGRAPRTILEVGAGSTYVGEKLLARFGEGPTYTIVDPAVREDGGRIEVVRDYFPAPALQGRRFDLIIGFNCLEHVPDPVAVLAAARRHLAPGGLVLMTYPDTEQNLNEGDINALMHEHLSYFTERSSRWAAQAAGLAVQGLERRAGAFVAVLEHPPEPLAHPGDLWEEDLLRHAAGMLDSLLLRTGGEISARLQAGETVAFHGATNGLNSFLALTGLGDHPAIRVFDGDDSKVGQFLPACPTPILGSGDPSYPAHDAIYVSAVTFLPAIRRFAQQVHGLPAERLLPLVG; the protein is encoded by the coding sequence ATGAGCGCTGTTCTTTCTGGCACGGGCCCCGGCCTGACCCTGTCCATCGCCGATCTGCCGCTGTGGCAGGGCGTGCGGAAGGAGCCGGGCGTACAACGCCGTTTTCCCTTTCGCCTGGGCTTCACCGGACCGGGACCGATTCGCCAGACCACCGAGGCCGAGGTGGTTGCCGAGGTATTGAAATCCTATGCCGGGGATGACTACGCCTTTCTGACCAAGCCGCCGGGCGCCAGCGCCTGGGCCGACAGCCTGGGCGATTCCAAGGTGGCGGCAGTCATGGAAAATTGGACCGGCCGGGCGCCGCGCACCATCCTCGAAGTGGGGGCGGGCAGCACCTATGTGGGTGAAAAGCTGCTGGCCCGCTTCGGCGAGGGGCCGACCTACACCATAGTCGATCCGGCGGTGCGCGAGGATGGCGGACGGATTGAGGTGGTTCGCGACTATTTCCCCGCTCCGGCCCTCCAGGGGCGTCGGTTCGACCTCATCATCGGCTTCAACTGCCTGGAGCACGTTCCCGATCCCGTCGCCGTCCTGGCGGCGGCGCGGCGTCACCTGGCACCGGGTGGCCTGGTGTTGATGACCTATCCCGATACCGAGCAGAACCTGAATGAGGGCGATATCAACGCCCTGATGCACGAGCATCTCAGCTATTTCACCGAGCGATCTTCACGCTGGGCGGCGCAGGCGGCGGGATTGGCGGTCCAGGGGCTGGAGCGCCGCGCCGGAGCCTTCGTGGCCGTGCTGGAGCATCCGCCGGAGCCGCTGGCCCATCCCGGGGACCTGTGGGAGGAGGACCTGCTGCGCCACGCTGCCGGGATGCTGGATTCGCTGCTGCTGCGAACCGGCGGCGAGATTTCCGCCCGTCTTCAGGCGGGGGAGACGGTGGCCTTTCACGGTGCCACCAACGGCCTCAACAGCTTTCTCGCCCTGACTGGGCTGGGAGATCATCCGGCCATTCGGGTCTTCGACGGTGACGACAGCAAGGTGGGTCAGTTCCTTCCCGCCTGTCCCACGCCGATCCTCGGCTCCGGCGACCCGTCCTATCCCGCCCACGATGCCATCTATGTCTCGGCGGTGACGTTCCTGCCGGCCATCCGCCGTTTCGCCCAGCAGGTTCACGGCCTGCCGGCCGAACGGCTGCTGCCTCTGGTGGGCTGA
- a CDS encoding PHP domain-containing protein has protein sequence MHTTWTDGSAPVAEMHARAVAEGLKTILFSEHARKSSVDWFPRFAAEVRAISDQRCRALVGVECKIEDFGGAVDTVPAILAECDLVMASVHRFPGESGITTGTTGNYSPEQAVDIEFRLSLAAMDNPAVDILGHPFGMSIARFKTSPPWELFQALVDKAAATGVAFEVNARYHPDPWALIEACRKAGAPLSLGSNAHTPDEVGLIGRLLQREVQ, from the coding sequence ATGCACACCACCTGGACCGATGGCTCCGCCCCGGTGGCGGAGATGCATGCCCGCGCCGTGGCCGAGGGACTGAAGACCATCTTGTTCAGCGAGCACGCCCGCAAGAGCAGCGTCGACTGGTTCCCTCGCTTCGCCGCCGAGGTGCGGGCCATATCTGATCAGCGTTGCCGCGCCCTGGTGGGAGTGGAGTGCAAGATCGAAGATTTCGGCGGGGCCGTCGATACGGTGCCGGCTATTCTGGCCGAATGCGATCTGGTGATGGCCAGCGTCCACCGCTTTCCAGGCGAAAGCGGCATCACCACCGGCACCACCGGCAATTACAGCCCGGAGCAGGCGGTCGATATCGAGTTCCGGCTTTCCCTGGCGGCCATGGACAATCCGGCGGTGGACATCCTCGGCCATCCCTTCGGTATGAGTATCGCCCGCTTCAAGACATCACCGCCGTGGGAGCTGTTTCAGGCCCTGGTGGACAAGGCGGCGGCCACCGGGGTGGCGTTCGAGGTCAATGCCCGTTACCACCCCGACCCTTGGGCGCTGATCGAAGCTTGCCGTAAGGCGGGAGCGCCCCTATCCCTGGGATCCAACGCCCATACTCCCGACGAAGTGGGGCTGATCGGCCGCTTGTTGCAAAGGGAAGTCCAGTGA